One genomic region from Silene latifolia isolate original U9 population unplaced genomic scaffold, ASM4854445v1 scaffold_317, whole genome shotgun sequence encodes:
- the LOC141639264 gene encoding uncharacterized protein LOC141639264 isoform X1: MEEKLSSYAKSSKPSPIQQLSHLAQRCNAINLAEGFPDFSAPSFLKNAAVSAINSDFNQYRHVQEICDYVAMNMKDMHGLEVDPLTDIVICCGQTEAFSAAMFALLDRGDEVIVFDPSYETYEACIRMAGGVPIFVPLDPPLWTLNQEKLMKACTVKTKAIIMNSPHNPTGKVFGLDELEMIAEACLRNDCLAVTDEVYEHITYENTRHISLASLPGMQERTIITSSLSKTYSVTGWRVGWAIAPACIADAIRNIHIRLTDSAPAPFQEAALTALQSPPEYFESLKQDYESRRNLVVEFLDGIGFQTHFKPQGSFFIFAELHKDYAYSDVDFVEELITQAGVVAVPGCGFFHTKFPAEAYQRRYVRFAFCKTTATLTAAFQRIGQLLDSSGHLKLFHSGNVPDL, encoded by the exons ATGGAAGAGAAGTTATCAAGTTATGCAAAATCATCAAAACCATCACCAATCCAACAATTATCACATCTTGCTCAACGTTGTAATGCCATCAATCTTGCCGAGGGCTTCCCTGACTTCTCTGCTCCTTCCTTCCTCAAAAACGCTGCCGTTTCTGCCATCAACTCTGACTTCAACCAATACAG GCATGTGCAGGAAATCTGTGACTATGTTGCTATGAACATGAAAGACATGCACGGTTTGGAGGTTGACCCTTTGACTGACATTGTGATTTGCTGTGGACAAACAGAAGCATTTTCTGCTGCAATGTTTGCCT TGCTTGATCGAGGTGATGAAGTTATCGTGTTTGATCCGTCATATGAAACATATGAAGCTTGCATTCGTATGGCAGGAGGAGTGCCT ATATTTGTGCCCTTGGACCCTCCTCTGTGGACTCTCAACCAAGAGAAACTCATGAAGGCTTGTACTGTCAAAACCAAAGCAATAATAATGAACAG CCCTCATAATCCAACAGGTAAAGTGTTCGGGCTAGATGAGCTGGAAATGATTGCTGAAGCTTGCCTTAGAAATGACTGCCTTGCTGTTACAGATGAA GTTTATGAGCACATAACATACGAGAATACAAGACATATTTCCCTTGCTTCACTTCCAGGTATGCAAGAGCGAACCATTATCACATCCTCCTTGTCCAAGACGTACTCTGTGACAG GTTGGAGAGTTGGATGGGCCATTGCCCCTGCTTGTATTGCTGATGCTATAAGAAACATCCATATAAGACTTACAGATTCTGCGCCAGCGCCTTTCCAGGAAGCTGCCTTGACAGCTTTGCAGAGTCCTCCCGAATACTTCGAGTCACTTAAACAA GATTATGAATCAAGGAGGAACCTCGTAGTTGAATTCCTTGATGGGATCGGTTTTCAGACACATTTTAAGCCTCAGGGTTCATTCTTCATATTTGCTGAGCTGCACAAGGATTATGCATACTCTGAT GTAGACTTTGTAGAAGAACTAATAACACAAGCAGGCGTAGTAGCAGTGCCGGGCTGTGGATTTTTTCATACAAAGTTCCCTGCAGAAGCCTACCAGAGAAGGTATGTGAGGTTTGCTTTCTGCAAAACCACTGCCACTTTGACTGCTGCTTTTCAGAGAATCGGTCAGCTTCTAGATTCCTCGGGGCATTTGAAGCTATTTCATTCCGGAAACGTCCCTGATTTATGA
- the LOC141639264 gene encoding uncharacterized protein LOC141639264 isoform X3 yields MEEKLSSYAKSSKPSPIQQLSHLAQRCNAINLAEGFPDFSAPSFLKNAAVSAINSDFNQYRHVQEICDYVAMNMKDMHGLEVDPLTDIVICCGQTEAFSAAMFALLDRGDEVIVFDPSYETYEACIRMAGGVPIFVPLDPPLWTLNQEKLMKACTVKTKAIIMNSPHNPTGKVFGLDELEMIAEACLRNDCLAVTDEVYEHITYENTRHISLASLPGMQERTIITSSLSKTYSVTGWRVGWAIAPACIADAIRNIHIRLTDSAPAPFQEAALTALQSPPEYFESLKQDYESRRNLVVEFLDGIGFQTHFKPQGSFFIFAELHKDYAYSDVR; encoded by the exons ATGGAAGAGAAGTTATCAAGTTATGCAAAATCATCAAAACCATCACCAATCCAACAATTATCACATCTTGCTCAACGTTGTAATGCCATCAATCTTGCCGAGGGCTTCCCTGACTTCTCTGCTCCTTCCTTCCTCAAAAACGCTGCCGTTTCTGCCATCAACTCTGACTTCAACCAATACAG GCATGTGCAGGAAATCTGTGACTATGTTGCTATGAACATGAAAGACATGCACGGTTTGGAGGTTGACCCTTTGACTGACATTGTGATTTGCTGTGGACAAACAGAAGCATTTTCTGCTGCAATGTTTGCCT TGCTTGATCGAGGTGATGAAGTTATCGTGTTTGATCCGTCATATGAAACATATGAAGCTTGCATTCGTATGGCAGGAGGAGTGCCT ATATTTGTGCCCTTGGACCCTCCTCTGTGGACTCTCAACCAAGAGAAACTCATGAAGGCTTGTACTGTCAAAACCAAAGCAATAATAATGAACAG CCCTCATAATCCAACAGGTAAAGTGTTCGGGCTAGATGAGCTGGAAATGATTGCTGAAGCTTGCCTTAGAAATGACTGCCTTGCTGTTACAGATGAA GTTTATGAGCACATAACATACGAGAATACAAGACATATTTCCCTTGCTTCACTTCCAGGTATGCAAGAGCGAACCATTATCACATCCTCCTTGTCCAAGACGTACTCTGTGACAG GTTGGAGAGTTGGATGGGCCATTGCCCCTGCTTGTATTGCTGATGCTATAAGAAACATCCATATAAGACTTACAGATTCTGCGCCAGCGCCTTTCCAGGAAGCTGCCTTGACAGCTTTGCAGAGTCCTCCCGAATACTTCGAGTCACTTAAACAA GATTATGAATCAAGGAGGAACCTCGTAGTTGAATTCCTTGATGGGATCGGTTTTCAGACACATTTTAAGCCTCAGGGTTCATTCTTCATATTTGCTGAGCTGCACAAGGATTATGCATACTCTGATGTAAG GTAG
- the LOC141639263 gene encoding homeobox-leucine zipper protein PROTODERMAL FACTOR 2-like codes for MEEEKIMAIAEMQCSAYGDPVDNQNPIIIQGDDEQTTELHSLLRLMKISNEFTTIKHSMEIFPLPGNRMEPQHADILCFGPQARNFCQQFQATDLLTSLSLSEDTTKLKIKDLAENAMDEVAKLFAEGEPLWQHDTDRGIEVLNYEEYVKRFSPNLDSTLDEIIRIIAVDAPLDIPLLDNGVKEPKPESSNSYQASREIGYIQLPAICVVEILMDVRLWSFVFSEMLSRAAVLGILSPGALGTYDGALQMMIAEYHAPSPLLQTRKSCFAKYCKEFSRNMWIIVDISLESMIDNPLLNCKRKPSGCLIQGLPDGNTQITWIEHTEAQMESIHPLFNSAVNSGIVLSAKHWVDTLARQCQNLNAMIQQSLSGLQREVSPFNREGLHRIAQRMRREFHGALSATKDNKYKPLPFKKGGDILIRTIEGDAQSPAALITVTTSTRLPFVPKIVFGFLGDEKNRIKVCSMLDVLTLTMYFVL; via the exons ATGGAAGAAGAGAAGATTATGGCAATAGCAGAAATGCAATGTTCTGCCTATGGTGATCCAGTAGATAACCAAAACCCCATCATTATCCAAGGTGATGATGAACAAACTACCGAACTTCATTCACTCTTGCGTCTCATGAAGATCTCTAACGAATTCACGACTATTAAACA TTCTATGGAGATATTCCCTTTGCCAGGAAATAGGATGGAGCCTCAGCATGCAGATATTCTATGTTTCGGGCCGCAG GCAAGGAACTTCTGTCAGCAGTTTCAAGCAACCGATCTTCTTACGTCGCTCTCGCTTTCTGAGGATACCACCAAGCTGAAAATTAAAGACCTTGCTGAAAATGCCATGGATGAAGTTGCCAAATTGTTCGCAGAAGGCGAGCCCTTATGGCAACATGATACTGATAGAGGGATTGAGGTCCTTAACTATGAAGAGTATGTAAAGAGATTTAGCCCTAACCTCGATTCTACATTGGACGAGATTATAAGAATCATAGCTGTAGATGCACCATTAGACATTCCTCTTCTCGATAATGGTGTCAAAGAGCCAAAACCGGAGTCATCAAACAGTTACCAAGCATCACGAGAgattggttatattcaattgccTGCAATTTGTGTTGTGGAAATCTTGATGGATgtg AGACTATGGTCATTTGTGTTCTCTGAAATGCTTTCAAGAGCTGCAGTTCTAGGAATTCTATCCCCTGGAGCACTAGGAACTTACGACGGAGCTCTTCAAATG ATGATAGCTGAGTACCATGCCCCATCGCCACTTCTCCAAACAAGGAAAAGTTGCTTTGCAAAATACTGCAAAGAGTTCTCCAGGAACATGTGGATCATTGTCGACATTTCTTTGGAGAGTATGATTGATAACCCGCTACTGAACTGTAAAAGGAAACCCTCTGGTTGTTTAATTCAAGGCTTACCAGATGGGAACACTCAG ATCACTTGGATAGAGCACACAGAAGCACAAATGGAATCCATTCATCCACTGTTCAATTCAGCCGTTAACTCTGGGATCGTGCTCAGTGCAAAACACTGGGTCGATACATTAGCAAGACAATGTCAAAATCTTAATGCTATGATTCAACAAAGCCTCAGTGGCCTTCAGAGAG AAGTCAGTCCATTCAACAGAGAAGGCTTACATAGGATTGCTCAGAGAATGAGGAGGGAATTTCATGGTGCTCTTAGCGCGACTAAAGATAACAAGTATAAACCATTGCCATTCAAAAAGGGAGGTGATATTTTGATCAGAACCATAGAAGGTGATGCTCAAAGCCCTGCTGCACTCATCACTGTGACAACTTCGACACGGTTACCTTTCGTGCCTAAGATAGTTTTTGGATTCTTGGGCGATGAGAAAAACCGGATTAAGGTATGTTCAATGCTCGACGTCCTAACCTTAACTATGTACTTTGTGTTGTAG
- the LOC141639264 gene encoding uncharacterized protein LOC141639264 isoform X2 — protein sequence MQNHQNHHQSNNYHILLNVVMPSILPRASLTSLLLPSSKTLPFLPSTLTSTNTEAFSAAMFALLDRGDEVIVFDPSYETYEACIRMAGGVPIFVPLDPPLWTLNQEKLMKACTVKTKAIIMNSPHNPTGKVFGLDELEMIAEACLRNDCLAVTDEVYEHITYENTRHISLASLPGMQERTIITSSLSKTYSVTGWRVGWAIAPACIADAIRNIHIRLTDSAPAPFQEAALTALQSPPEYFESLKQDYESRRNLVVEFLDGIGFQTHFKPQGSFFIFAELHKDYAYSDVDFVEELITQAGVVAVPGCGFFHTKFPAEAYQRRYVRFAFCKTTATLTAAFQRIGQLLDSSGHLKLFHSGNVPDL from the exons ATGCAAAATCATCAAAACCATCACCAATCCAACAATTATCACATCTTGCTCAACGTTGTAATGCCATCAATCTTGCCGAGGGCTTCCCTGACTTCTCTGCTCCTTCCTTCCTCAAAAACGCTGCCGTTTCTGCCATCAACTCTGACTTCAACCAATACAG AAGCATTTTCTGCTGCAATGTTTGCCT TGCTTGATCGAGGTGATGAAGTTATCGTGTTTGATCCGTCATATGAAACATATGAAGCTTGCATTCGTATGGCAGGAGGAGTGCCT ATATTTGTGCCCTTGGACCCTCCTCTGTGGACTCTCAACCAAGAGAAACTCATGAAGGCTTGTACTGTCAAAACCAAAGCAATAATAATGAACAG CCCTCATAATCCAACAGGTAAAGTGTTCGGGCTAGATGAGCTGGAAATGATTGCTGAAGCTTGCCTTAGAAATGACTGCCTTGCTGTTACAGATGAA GTTTATGAGCACATAACATACGAGAATACAAGACATATTTCCCTTGCTTCACTTCCAGGTATGCAAGAGCGAACCATTATCACATCCTCCTTGTCCAAGACGTACTCTGTGACAG GTTGGAGAGTTGGATGGGCCATTGCCCCTGCTTGTATTGCTGATGCTATAAGAAACATCCATATAAGACTTACAGATTCTGCGCCAGCGCCTTTCCAGGAAGCTGCCTTGACAGCTTTGCAGAGTCCTCCCGAATACTTCGAGTCACTTAAACAA GATTATGAATCAAGGAGGAACCTCGTAGTTGAATTCCTTGATGGGATCGGTTTTCAGACACATTTTAAGCCTCAGGGTTCATTCTTCATATTTGCTGAGCTGCACAAGGATTATGCATACTCTGAT GTAGACTTTGTAGAAGAACTAATAACACAAGCAGGCGTAGTAGCAGTGCCGGGCTGTGGATTTTTTCATACAAAGTTCCCTGCAGAAGCCTACCAGAGAAGGTATGTGAGGTTTGCTTTCTGCAAAACCACTGCCACTTTGACTGCTGCTTTTCAGAGAATCGGTCAGCTTCTAGATTCCTCGGGGCATTTGAAGCTATTTCATTCCGGAAACGTCCCTGATTTATGA